Part of the Elusimicrobiota bacterium genome is shown below.
AATGACGCGCATCCCGTGCCGGCGCTGGCAGTCCTGTTGATCGTCGACGGCTTCGGCGACATGGATATGGATGCCGCTGTTGTGGCCGATGGCCATCGCGATGGCGCGGTACAAAAGATCGTCGCCGACGGTGAAGGACGCGTGAAGGCCCACGAGGCCTTGGCGCTTGCGCAGGTAGCGATCGGTTTCTTCGAGGCCCGCCTCGCGCTTGGCCTTCCCGTCGCGGTCGGAGAGCTCCACGCACAGCAGATGGGAAAGGCCGATCTCGTCGAGGGCGTCGGCGATGATGTCGAGGCTTCCTTTGACGGAGTTTGGAGACGAATGATGATCAATAATAAACGTCGCGCCGGCCTTCGCCGCCGCGATGCCGCCCGCCATGGCGCTGGCGCGGATCATGTCCTTGTCGAGCCGCTTGTCGAGGTTCCACCAGACGAGCTTGAGCATGTCGGGGAAATTCCTCGGGGCGCGCTTCGCCGGCGGCATCCCGCAGGCGAGGGCGGAGTAGAGATGATGATGCGCGACGACGAAGGACTTGGTGACCAGCCGCCCGGAGCAGTCGACGGCCCTCGCGCCGCGGGGGATCCGCGGGATGAAGCGGGACTTCCCTTGAGAGCCCGGCTCGACCGCCAGATGGCCGCGGCGGACCTTCAGCGTGCGCCAGTCGACGAACGACGCGTCCCGGAGGTAGAGCATCAGTCCTTCATGGGCAAGGTGCGCCGGCGCTTGCCGTCGAACGCCCAGAGGGCGTTGGCCACGGCTCCGGCCGTCGGCACCAGGCCGATCTCGCCCACGCCCTTGGCGCCGTAAGGGCCGAGCGGGTCGGGGACCTCGACGGCGATGACGGTGAGCTTCGGGGTCTCCTTGGCGCGCAGCACGCCGCAGTCGCGCAGCTTCGTCGACTTCGGGCGGCCGTTCTCCATGACCAACTCCTCGCTGATCGCGTAGCCGAGGCCCATGTGGAGCGACCCCTCGATCTGGCCTTCGAACAAGGTCGGGTTCATGACCTTGCCCGCGTCATGGGCGGCGATGAGCTCTTCGACGCGGCCGTCCTCGTCGACGACGGCGACCTGGGTCGCGTAGCTGTAGGAGTAATGGGTGACGATCGGCTTGCCGTGGGTGTCGTAGCCGGGCTTGGTGGTCCAGTCGCAGACCCACTTGCCGCGGTAGCGGCGTCCGGCCATCGCGGCGAGGCCGTCGCGCTTGAGGTCGCTCTTGAACGCCCTGCAGGCGTCGATGAGCGCGTTGCCGACGAGGCTCGTCGCGCGGGAGGCGGTGGTCATGCCCGCAGGGGCGCCGTCGCTCGTGCGCGCGCGCACGGAGAGCTTGTCCGGGGCCAGCCCCGTCTCGGAGCAGACGACCTGCACCGCGATCGTATCCACGCCCTGGCCCATCTCGGTCCAGCCGTGGTGTATCTCGACGCGGCCGGCCGGGAGGACCACGAGCTCCACCTCGGAGAAATCGGGCATGCCGTTGCCGATGCCGGTGTTCTTGATGCCGCAGCCGATTCCCGCGTGTTTCGCGGCCTGGAAGCGGTCCTTCACCGCCTCGAGCGTCGCGCGCACGCCGACGCCGCCGGTCAGAATCTGACCGGTCGAGGTGGTCAGGCCGTCGACCAGGGCGTTGTCCCAGCGGAACTGCCAGCGGTCGAATTTGCCTTTTTCGCAGAGCTCATCGACGGAACACTCCATCGCGAAGGTCGCTTGATTCGCGCCGAAGCCGCGCATCGCGCCGCAGGGGACGTTGTTGGTGATGACCGCCGTCGCCTCCACGTCGACATGGGGCACGCAGTAGCCGCCGGTGGAGTGTCCCGCGGCCCGCTCGAGGACCTTCATGCCCACGGACGCGTAGGCGCCGGAGTCGCCGTAGATGCGCGCATATAACGCTTTCAGCTTTCCGTCCTTCCCGCAGCCGAGTTTGTATTCCATCCGCAGCGGGTGACGCTTGGAGTGCATCAAAATGGATTCTTCCCGGGTG
Proteins encoded:
- a CDS encoding amidohydrolase family protein, which gives rise to MLYLRDASFVDWRTLKVRRGHLAVEPGSQGKSRFIPRIPRGARAVDCSGRLVTKSFVVAHHHLYSALACGMPPAKRAPRNFPDMLKLVWWNLDKRLDKDMIRASAMAGGIAAAKAGATFIIDHHSSPNSVKGSLDIIADALDEIGLSHLLCVELSDRDGKAKREAGLEETDRYLRKRQGLVGLHASFTVGDDLLYRAIAMAIGHNSGIHIHVAEAVDDQQDCQRRHGMRVIQRLARTGILESPKTLLVHGLHLNAAERALFRSSRSWFVQNEESNQNNAVGGFDPKGLGDRLLLGTDGMHGDMLASARAAYLAAQPRGGLSPLAAYRRLRRAHDYIAENRFSGDGENNLVILDYRPPTPVTAQNAAGHFLYGLTSKHVDSVVSQGKVIVRRGRMTTVREDKVRDFTLKQTERLWRRL
- the xdh gene encoding selenium-dependent xanthine dehydrogenase, yielding MKFKLNGVEKEYKGAPEGSLLRWLRDEEGVISAKDGCSPQAACGCCTVELGGKAVLSCVTAMKQVEGKEVVTTEGMGKPAQDAFADAFAHNGGAQCGFCIPGIVMRAWNLVKKTPEPTHDEIERGLNQHLCRCTGYKKIVASIADAAKTLRTGKPSAPPEGAGPVGTRLPKYDIKDAVLGRRPYVADMTVPGMLHAAVRLSDHPRAKVLKIDTSAASAMTGVTKVFLAADIPGRRLQGSIIQDWPVMVAAGEITGYVGDVLALVVADTRAHAQAAAKAVKVEYEVLTPVLDVPSALAPGAPKLQPKGNVLSVSKAKKGDATKALAECDFVHEAVYQTQWIEHAYMEPEAALALPEDGRIIVYTQSQGIYEDRKQLAAMLNVEETEVDVVLVPNGGGFGGKEDMLAQSQAALAAHLLGKPVKLEITREESILMHSKRHPLRMEYKLGCGKDGKLKALYARIYGDSGAYASVGMKVLERAAGHSTGGYCVPHVDVEATAVITNNVPCGAMRGFGANQATFAMECSVDELCEKGKFDRWQFRWDNALVDGLTTSTGQILTGGVGVRATLEAVKDRFQAAKHAGIGCGIKNTGIGNGMPDFSEVELVVLPAGRVEIHHGWTEMGQGVDTIAVQVVCSETGLAPDKLSVRARTSDGAPAGMTTASRATSLVGNALIDACRAFKSDLKRDGLAAMAGRRYRGKWVCDWTTKPGYDTHGKPIVTHYSYSYATQVAVVDEDGRVEELIAAHDAGKVMNPTLFEGQIEGSLHMGLGYAISEELVMENGRPKSTKLRDCGVLRAKETPKLTVIAVEVPDPLGPYGAKGVGEIGLVPTAGAVANALWAFDGKRRRTLPMKD